From Arachis stenosperma cultivar V10309 chromosome 2, arast.V10309.gnm1.PFL2, whole genome shotgun sequence, one genomic window encodes:
- the LOC130962786 gene encoding uncharacterized protein LOC130962786, with protein sequence MRRDRENERSERTRQPVIMGATRFHRSILEVRLPKHFVKPTDMRYDGTQNPQEHLTAFEARMNLEGVGDKVRFRAFPVTLAGPAIRWFNSLLQGSVAGFSDINRGFLAQFTTRITKTKHPINLLGVTQRTGEITRKYLDRFNDECLEIEGLTDSVASLCLTNDLLNEDFRKYLTTKPVWTMHEIHIVAKEYINDEEVSRVVVANKRQPSYNQPRQHGNGERQKEQVRDGGPSRAPRPPPWVRKFANYTPLTLPIIEVYQQIAEKGILSKPRPLKDRTGGNKSLYCDYYKGYGHQTQDCFDLKDALEQAIRDGKLTEFSHLIREPRRQHSDHGDEGKTRSTKWRQEPEDNDHGLTVINVVTAKNTVPKSRSAHKKDAKVLEISSSPARSSKRSPTISFEPEDHWFDEVPENPPTVITARVGTGLVKRILVDTGTDSNIMFRNVFDALGLRDADLMTHQHGVIGLGDHFIKPDGIISLPTSVG encoded by the coding sequence ATGCGACGGGACCGTGAAAATGAAAGGTCTGAGAGAACACGGCAACCCGTCATCATGGGCGCCACCCGGTTCCACCGCTCCATCCTCGAGGTCCGGTTGCCGAAGCATTTCGTcaaaccaacggacatgaggtatgATGGGACGCAAAACCCGCAGGAGCACCTAACGGCTTTCGAGGCCCGAATGAACCTCGAAGGAGTGGGAGACAAGGTAAGGTTCCGCGCTTTCCCGGTCACCTTGGCAGGCCCGGCGATACGGTGGTTCAATAGCCTCCTGCAGGGTTCTGTGGCCGGTTTCTCGGACATCAACCGCGGCTTCTTGGCGCAATTCACTACCAGAATCACAAAGACAAAGCACCCAATCAATCTCCTCGGCGTGACCCAACGCACCGGGGAGATCACCAGGAAGTACCTAGATCGGTTCAACGATGAATGTCTGGAAATCGAGGGACTAACCGACTCTGTGGCCAGCCTTTGTTTGACGAACGATCTTCTTaatgaggattttcgaaaatatctcaccacCAAACCGGTCTGGACGATGCACGAGATCCATATCGTAGCCAAGGAATACATAAATGATGAGGAAGTCAGCCGAGTTGTGGTTGCCAACAAACGGCAACCCTCCTACAACCAACCCAGGCAACACGGTAATGGAGAAAGGCAGAAGGAGCAAGTCAGAGACGGGGGCCCAAGCAGAGCACCCAGACCGCCTCCCTGGGTCAGAAAATTCGCCAACTACACCCCACTCACCCTCCCCATCATAGAAGTTTACCAACAAATAGCCGAAAAGGGGATATTGTCGAAACCCCGACCTCTGAAAGATCGCACAGGGGGAAACAAGAGTCTCTACTGTGATTACTATAAAGGCTATGGACACCAAACACAAGACTGTTTCGACCTGAAGGACGCACTGGAGCAAGCGATCAGAGACGGTAAACTGACTGAATTCTCCCATCTCATAAGGGAACCGAGGAGACAACATAGTGACCACGGTGACGAGGGCAAGACCCGATCGACGAAATGGCGACAAGAGCCAGAAGACAACGATCACGGCCTCACCGTAATAAATGTGGTGACCGCCAAAAACACAGTGCCAAAGTCGAGATCTGCGCACAAGAAAGACGCCAAAGTCCTGGAAATTTCCTCCTCGCCGGCACGAAGCTCCAAGAGGTCCCCAACCATTTCCTTCGAGCCAGAAGATCATTGGTTCGACGAGGTCCCTGAGAACCCACCCACGGTCATTACGGCTAGGgtgggaaccggcctcgtcaaacgAATCCTTGTGGACACGGGGACAGACTCGAACATTATGTTCCGCAACGTGTTTGATGCGCTGGGATTACGGGACGCCGATCTCATGACTCACCAACACGGTGTCATAGGGTTAGGTGACCACTTCATTAAGCCAGATGGGATAATATCTCTGCCGACCTCTGTGGGATAA
- the LOC130962159 gene encoding uncharacterized protein LOC130962159 isoform X1, whose translation MENSRHRRSPVASRNQPHTLVLPQGSKQVHRQRQVPDLSPDSVSCGGGVADKDSFSFKFGWRSSKQLFGTPIKKLLADEMSQETESKRRNPGVIARLMGLDGLPTNKQQKDSSENPVEKVRNRGTSYDGRSSRRSSKDQQEFKDVFEVSEIPMVESSRYSSHVSANDLRNANEEMSFIEQKFMDAKRLATYQDLQSSRDFHDTLEVLDSNKELLLKYFKRPDSLFKKHLSDLQADPFESHLGHTEAMQLPEIEKYGNEFDWRLDTDTALLSYDKSHQRQHDGYPRQFNRRHVMHSSPRYSKLQSKGKHEQGASPTKIVVLKPNLGKSQSAARNVSSPCSPHLFQSEHANDTEFSDIRYRDSKMYPQKINLPDTARPLRHNSLESREIAKEITRQMKNSLNNGGCVMLPSSRLRGYAGDDSSCSVSGNESTEESVGTPATWGNSSDLNNCSRRSSHSGESSVSREAKKRLSERWKMAHKSQEIQIISKSSTLAEMLAITDKDVKTTNFDGRFTEERHRNKPAGWVEPLGISSRDGWKDGCIGSLPRSRSLPASSNVFGSPRTIMRNEVLRDDRFRMPKEAIRRERRRGRSHDQRHGVNSRSTRSGHKKSWSMLSSELEGNEFSPSFSAIENKMEINLEEGSPKLDVPTTESLAVTLKDTSVLPDTIVSVANEDADRSCEPSDKVLPETSLVLIKGDNRIADKDNSIQQELSAGSSDGTSDCFQPPVPGLESSCGKDTDQPSPVSVLEPSFTDDLSSSCSECFESLSADLQGLRMQLQLLKLESEGYAEGSVLISSDEECGEGSTRLSLSEDNRLCRTEDSWESSYIIDVLSESGIDGAQPDPNFEFWHSLESPLSLSVFNELEKRYCDWTTCSRSERRLLFDRINSGIVKIHNQSMNLQPWVSRATTNVGSKLIENRIQDGLFRLLGSQGKVKDDALGKVLVKEPQWLDLGDEIDVIGREIERLLLEELVAEIAGA comes from the exons ATGGAGAACTCTCGCCACCGCAGGTCCCCCGTTGCTTCCAGGAACCAACCGCACACTCTTGTTCTTCCTCAag GGAGTAAGCAAGTTCATAGGCAGCGACAAGTTCCCGATTTGTCTCCTGATTCTGTTTCTTGCGGTGGTGGGGTTGCAGACAAAGATTCC TTCTCGTTCAAATTTGGGTGGAGATCTTCAAAACAACTATTCGGAACTCCAATTAAGAAGTTACTAGCTGATGAGATGTCGCAAGAAACCGAGTCAAAAAGAAGAAATCCAGGTGTTATTGCCCGTTTGATGGGTCTGGATGGCCTGCCTACTAACAAGCAGCAAAAGGATTCATCAGAAAATCCTGTAGAGAAAGTGCGAAACAGAGGAACATCATACGATGGTCGGTCCTCTAGGAGGAGCTCAAAGGATCAACAAGAATTTAAGGATGTGTTTGAGGTCTCAGAGATCCCAATGGTAGAGAGCAGCAGGTATTCATCACACGTGTCTGCAAATGACCTGAGGAATGCCAACGAAGAGATGTCATTCATTGAGCAGAAGTTTATGGATGCCAAACGCCTTGCAACTTATCAGGATTTACAGTCATCGAGGGATTTCCATGATACACTTGAGGTGCTTGACTCTAACAAGGAACTTCTTCTGAAGTACTTTAAGCGGCCAGATTCTTTGTTTAAAAAGCATCTAAGTGATCTTCAAGCTGATCCTTTCGAATCACATTTGGGTCACACAGAAGCTATGCAATTACCTGAAATTGAGAAGTATGGAAATGAGTTTGACTGGAGATTAGATACCGACACAGCACTGTTGAGTTATGATAAATCTCATCAAAGGCAACATGATGGATATCCTCGGCAATTCAACAGAAGACATGTGATGCATAGTTCACCGCGATATTCAAAGCTTCAGTCAAAGGGAAAACATGAGCAAGGTGCTTCCCCTACAAAGATAGTTGTCCTAAAGCCTAATCTTGGGAAATCCCAGAGTGCTGCCAGGAATGTTTCATCTCCTTGTTCTCCACATCTTTTTCAGTCTGAGCATGCAAATGATACTGAATTTTCAGATATCCGATATAGGGACTCCAAAATGTATCCGCAAAAGATTAATTTGCCTGATACTGCCCGGCCATTGAGGCACAACTCTTTGGAATCTAGAGAAATTGCTAAGGAAATCACTCGTCAAATGAAAAATAGTTTGAACAATGGTGGTTGCGTGATGTTGCCATCTTCCAGACTTAGAGGATATGCTGGGGATGATAGTTCTTGCAGTGTATCTGGAAATGAATCTACTGAGGAATCAGTTGGAACTCCTGCTACTTGGGGAAACTCTTCTGATCTTAATAATTGTAGCAGGAGGTCATCACATTCTGGTGAATCATCTGTGAGTAGGGAGGCAAAGAAGAGATTATCAGAAAGGTGGAAAATGGCGCACAAGTCTCAAGAGATACAAATTATCAGCAAGAGCAGCACACTTGCAGAAATGCTTGCTATCACTGATAAGGATGTCAAGACCACAAATTTTGATGGAAGGTTTACTGAGGAACGGCACCGTAATAAACCTGCTGGGTGGGTTGAACCATTGGGTATCAGCAGCAGGGATGGTTGGAAGGATGGATGTATTGGAAGTTTGCCAAGGTCAAGATCTCTACCTGCTTCTTCTAATGTCTTTGGAAGTCCTAGAACAATCATGCGCAATGAAGTGCTTCGTGATGATCGATTTAGGATGCCAAAGGAAGCCATTAGACGGGAGAGGAGAAGAGGAAGGAGTCATGATCAGAGGCATGGTGTAAATAGTAGAAGCACAAGATCTGGTCACAAGAAATCTTGGTCTATGCTTTCGTCTGAGTTGGAAGGTAATGAGTTTTCACCAAGCTTTAGTGCCATTGAGAATAAAATGGAAATCAATCTTGAAGAAGGTTCACCTAAACTAGATGTTCCGACCACTGAATCTCTTGCTGTGACCCTCAAAGATACAAGTGTGCTTCCTGATACTATTGTGAGTGTGGCAAATGAAGATGCAGACAGGTCTTGTGAACCTTCTGATAAAGTACTGCCTGAAACATCTCTTGTTTTGATCAAAGGTGACAACAGGATTGCTGACAAAGATAACTCAATTCAGCAG GAACTATCTGCTGGGTCTTCTGATGGAACTTCAGACTGCTTTCAACCACCTGTACCTGGACTTGAATCATCATGTGGTAAAGATACTGATCAACCCAGTCCAGTCTCAGTCCTGGAACCTTCTTTTACAGATGATCTGTCATCATCATGTTCCGAGTGTTTTGAAAGTCTCAGTGCTGACCTGCAAG GGCTCCGAATGCAGCTCCAGTTGCTGAAGTTGGAATCCGAAGGATATGCGGAGGGATCTGTGCTAATTTCAAGCGATGAAGAGTGTGGGGAAGGATCTACTAGATTGTCATTGTCAGAAGACAATCGATTATGCAGAACTGAAGATAGCTGGGAGTCTTCCTACATTATTGATGTGTTGTCTGAATCTGGCATCGATGGCGCTCAACCTGAtccaaattttgaattttggcaTTCTCTGGAATCCCCTCTAAGTCTCTCAGTGTTTAATGAACTTGAAAAGAGGTACTGTGATTGGACCACTTGTTCAAGGTCTGAAAGACGGTTGCTTTTTGACCGCATAAATTCCGGAATTGTCAAGATCCACAATCAATCCATGAACTTGCAGCCATGGGTGAGCCGTGCAACAACAAATGTTGGTTCTAAACTGATCGAAAATCGGATCCAAGATGGTCTTTTCAGGTTGCTGGGAAGCCAGGGAAAAGTGAAGGATGATGCTTTGGGGAAGGTGTTGGTTAAGGAACCACAGTGGTTGGACTTAGGAGATGAAATTGATGTAATAGGTAGGGAAATTGAGAGATTGTTGTTAGAAGAACTAGTAGCAGAGATAGCTGGTGCATAG
- the LOC130962787 gene encoding protein MAIN-LIKE 1-like, translating into MRRQQGMRLDDRYVPYLQMAGLYHLARLNDRWFRLDEALVSAFVERWRPETHTFHMPFGECTITLQDVAYQLGLPVDGRYVSGCLSEFHIYIEGGRPAWVWFQELLGVIPPPSQVQKYAVNCSWFQETFGECPEDADDDTVRRYARAYIMMLLGTQLFADKSGKRIHIRWLPYVARLEELGTYSWGSAALAWLYRCMCRVANRHVVKLVGPLQLLQSWIFWRFPRFPGPASHLPDRASLVQR; encoded by the coding sequence ATGCGGCGGCAGCAGGGCATGCGACTTGATGACAGATACGTTCCGTACTTGCAGATGGCAGGTCTATACCATCTTGCAAGGCTGAACGACCGATGGTTCCGGCTAGACGAGGCCCTTGTCAGTGCATTCGTGGAGCGATGGCGTCCCGAGACGCACACGTTCCATATGCCGTTCGGAGAGTGCACGATCACACTCCAGGACGTGGCATACCAGCTGGGTTTGCCAGTGGACGGCCGTTACGTGAGCGGGTGCTTGTCAGAGTTCCATATATACATCGAGGGTGGCCGTCCAGCCTGGGTCTGGTTCCAGGAGTTGCTCGGAGTTATACCTCCTCCCAGTCAGGTTCAGAAGTACGCAGTGAACTGCAGCTGGTTTCAGGAGACTTTCGGTGAGTGCCCTGAGGATGCTGATGATGACACTGTGCGCCGATATGCCCGTGCGTACATCATGATGTTGTTGGGCACGCAGCTGTTTGCGGACAAGTCAGGGAAGCGGATTCACATCAGATGGCTTCCGTATGTAGCGAGGCTGGAGGAGCTGGGTACCTACAGCTGGGGTTCTGCCGCACTGGCTTGGTTGTACCGGTGCATGTGCCGAGTGGCGAACAGACATGTCGTCAAGTTAGTGGGCCCGCTTCAGCTACTTCAGTCATGGATCTTTTGGCGCTTTCCTCGCTTTCCTGGGCCCGCTTCGCACCTTCCAGACCGAGCTTCATTAGTACAGCGCTAA
- the LOC130962159 gene encoding uncharacterized protein LOC130962159 isoform X2 has protein sequence MSQETESKRRNPGVIARLMGLDGLPTNKQQKDSSENPVEKVRNRGTSYDGRSSRRSSKDQQEFKDVFEVSEIPMVESSRYSSHVSANDLRNANEEMSFIEQKFMDAKRLATYQDLQSSRDFHDTLEVLDSNKELLLKYFKRPDSLFKKHLSDLQADPFESHLGHTEAMQLPEIEKYGNEFDWRLDTDTALLSYDKSHQRQHDGYPRQFNRRHVMHSSPRYSKLQSKGKHEQGASPTKIVVLKPNLGKSQSAARNVSSPCSPHLFQSEHANDTEFSDIRYRDSKMYPQKINLPDTARPLRHNSLESREIAKEITRQMKNSLNNGGCVMLPSSRLRGYAGDDSSCSVSGNESTEESVGTPATWGNSSDLNNCSRRSSHSGESSVSREAKKRLSERWKMAHKSQEIQIISKSSTLAEMLAITDKDVKTTNFDGRFTEERHRNKPAGWVEPLGISSRDGWKDGCIGSLPRSRSLPASSNVFGSPRTIMRNEVLRDDRFRMPKEAIRRERRRGRSHDQRHGVNSRSTRSGHKKSWSMLSSELEGNEFSPSFSAIENKMEINLEEGSPKLDVPTTESLAVTLKDTSVLPDTIVSVANEDADRSCEPSDKVLPETSLVLIKGDNRIADKDNSIQQELSAGSSDGTSDCFQPPVPGLESSCGKDTDQPSPVSVLEPSFTDDLSSSCSECFESLSADLQGLRMQLQLLKLESEGYAEGSVLISSDEECGEGSTRLSLSEDNRLCRTEDSWESSYIIDVLSESGIDGAQPDPNFEFWHSLESPLSLSVFNELEKRYCDWTTCSRSERRLLFDRINSGIVKIHNQSMNLQPWVSRATTNVGSKLIENRIQDGLFRLLGSQGKVKDDALGKVLVKEPQWLDLGDEIDVIGREIERLLLEELVAEIAGA, from the exons ATGTCGCAAGAAACCGAGTCAAAAAGAAGAAATCCAGGTGTTATTGCCCGTTTGATGGGTCTGGATGGCCTGCCTACTAACAAGCAGCAAAAGGATTCATCAGAAAATCCTGTAGAGAAAGTGCGAAACAGAGGAACATCATACGATGGTCGGTCCTCTAGGAGGAGCTCAAAGGATCAACAAGAATTTAAGGATGTGTTTGAGGTCTCAGAGATCCCAATGGTAGAGAGCAGCAGGTATTCATCACACGTGTCTGCAAATGACCTGAGGAATGCCAACGAAGAGATGTCATTCATTGAGCAGAAGTTTATGGATGCCAAACGCCTTGCAACTTATCAGGATTTACAGTCATCGAGGGATTTCCATGATACACTTGAGGTGCTTGACTCTAACAAGGAACTTCTTCTGAAGTACTTTAAGCGGCCAGATTCTTTGTTTAAAAAGCATCTAAGTGATCTTCAAGCTGATCCTTTCGAATCACATTTGGGTCACACAGAAGCTATGCAATTACCTGAAATTGAGAAGTATGGAAATGAGTTTGACTGGAGATTAGATACCGACACAGCACTGTTGAGTTATGATAAATCTCATCAAAGGCAACATGATGGATATCCTCGGCAATTCAACAGAAGACATGTGATGCATAGTTCACCGCGATATTCAAAGCTTCAGTCAAAGGGAAAACATGAGCAAGGTGCTTCCCCTACAAAGATAGTTGTCCTAAAGCCTAATCTTGGGAAATCCCAGAGTGCTGCCAGGAATGTTTCATCTCCTTGTTCTCCACATCTTTTTCAGTCTGAGCATGCAAATGATACTGAATTTTCAGATATCCGATATAGGGACTCCAAAATGTATCCGCAAAAGATTAATTTGCCTGATACTGCCCGGCCATTGAGGCACAACTCTTTGGAATCTAGAGAAATTGCTAAGGAAATCACTCGTCAAATGAAAAATAGTTTGAACAATGGTGGTTGCGTGATGTTGCCATCTTCCAGACTTAGAGGATATGCTGGGGATGATAGTTCTTGCAGTGTATCTGGAAATGAATCTACTGAGGAATCAGTTGGAACTCCTGCTACTTGGGGAAACTCTTCTGATCTTAATAATTGTAGCAGGAGGTCATCACATTCTGGTGAATCATCTGTGAGTAGGGAGGCAAAGAAGAGATTATCAGAAAGGTGGAAAATGGCGCACAAGTCTCAAGAGATACAAATTATCAGCAAGAGCAGCACACTTGCAGAAATGCTTGCTATCACTGATAAGGATGTCAAGACCACAAATTTTGATGGAAGGTTTACTGAGGAACGGCACCGTAATAAACCTGCTGGGTGGGTTGAACCATTGGGTATCAGCAGCAGGGATGGTTGGAAGGATGGATGTATTGGAAGTTTGCCAAGGTCAAGATCTCTACCTGCTTCTTCTAATGTCTTTGGAAGTCCTAGAACAATCATGCGCAATGAAGTGCTTCGTGATGATCGATTTAGGATGCCAAAGGAAGCCATTAGACGGGAGAGGAGAAGAGGAAGGAGTCATGATCAGAGGCATGGTGTAAATAGTAGAAGCACAAGATCTGGTCACAAGAAATCTTGGTCTATGCTTTCGTCTGAGTTGGAAGGTAATGAGTTTTCACCAAGCTTTAGTGCCATTGAGAATAAAATGGAAATCAATCTTGAAGAAGGTTCACCTAAACTAGATGTTCCGACCACTGAATCTCTTGCTGTGACCCTCAAAGATACAAGTGTGCTTCCTGATACTATTGTGAGTGTGGCAAATGAAGATGCAGACAGGTCTTGTGAACCTTCTGATAAAGTACTGCCTGAAACATCTCTTGTTTTGATCAAAGGTGACAACAGGATTGCTGACAAAGATAACTCAATTCAGCAG GAACTATCTGCTGGGTCTTCTGATGGAACTTCAGACTGCTTTCAACCACCTGTACCTGGACTTGAATCATCATGTGGTAAAGATACTGATCAACCCAGTCCAGTCTCAGTCCTGGAACCTTCTTTTACAGATGATCTGTCATCATCATGTTCCGAGTGTTTTGAAAGTCTCAGTGCTGACCTGCAAG GGCTCCGAATGCAGCTCCAGTTGCTGAAGTTGGAATCCGAAGGATATGCGGAGGGATCTGTGCTAATTTCAAGCGATGAAGAGTGTGGGGAAGGATCTACTAGATTGTCATTGTCAGAAGACAATCGATTATGCAGAACTGAAGATAGCTGGGAGTCTTCCTACATTATTGATGTGTTGTCTGAATCTGGCATCGATGGCGCTCAACCTGAtccaaattttgaattttggcaTTCTCTGGAATCCCCTCTAAGTCTCTCAGTGTTTAATGAACTTGAAAAGAGGTACTGTGATTGGACCACTTGTTCAAGGTCTGAAAGACGGTTGCTTTTTGACCGCATAAATTCCGGAATTGTCAAGATCCACAATCAATCCATGAACTTGCAGCCATGGGTGAGCCGTGCAACAACAAATGTTGGTTCTAAACTGATCGAAAATCGGATCCAAGATGGTCTTTTCAGGTTGCTGGGAAGCCAGGGAAAAGTGAAGGATGATGCTTTGGGGAAGGTGTTGGTTAAGGAACCACAGTGGTTGGACTTAGGAGATGAAATTGATGTAATAGGTAGGGAAATTGAGAGATTGTTGTTAGAAGAACTAGTAGCAGAGATAGCTGGTGCATAG